The following coding sequences lie in one Streptomyces albofaciens JCM 4342 genomic window:
- a CDS encoding carbon-nitrogen hydrolase family protein has product MSSLRTALLQSSGRPGDVAHNLRAIEDAAREAAAGGAGLLVCPELFLTGYAIGEDLHRLAEPADGPAARTVARIAAEHGIAVVYGYPERDGATVHNSAQLIGPEGQPSANYRKTHLFGCFEREWFTPGDEPVVQAELGGLRIGLMICYDVEFPENVRAHALAGTDLLLVPTAQLHPFQFVAESLIPVRAFESQLYIAYVNRTGPEGEFEFVGLSCLAGPDGTVRARAGRGEELVLAEVDAGLLKRSREDNPYLADRRPGLYGSLTC; this is encoded by the coding sequence ATGTCGTCGCTGCGCACCGCCCTGCTCCAAAGTTCGGGACGGCCCGGCGACGTCGCGCACAACCTGCGGGCCATCGAGGACGCGGCGCGCGAGGCGGCGGCGGGCGGCGCGGGGCTGCTGGTCTGCCCGGAGCTGTTCCTGACCGGCTACGCTATTGGTGAGGACCTGCACAGGCTGGCCGAGCCCGCCGACGGCCCGGCCGCCCGGACCGTGGCCCGAATAGCCGCCGAGCACGGCATCGCGGTGGTCTACGGCTACCCGGAGCGCGACGGCGCGACGGTCCACAACTCGGCTCAGCTGATCGGACCCGAAGGGCAGCCGTCGGCCAACTACCGCAAGACCCACCTCTTCGGCTGCTTCGAGCGCGAGTGGTTCACGCCGGGCGACGAGCCGGTCGTCCAGGCCGAGCTGGGCGGCCTGCGGATCGGCCTGATGATCTGCTACGACGTGGAGTTCCCGGAGAACGTCCGCGCCCACGCGCTGGCCGGCACCGACCTGCTGCTGGTGCCCACCGCCCAGCTGCACCCCTTCCAGTTCGTCGCCGAGTCGCTGATTCCGGTCCGGGCCTTCGAGAGCCAGCTCTACATCGCCTACGTCAACCGGACCGGCCCGGAAGGCGAGTTCGAGTTCGTCGGCCTGAGCTGCCTGGCCGGGCCGGACGGCACCGTGCGCGCCCGCGCAGGGCGCGGCGAGGAGCTGGTCCTCGCCGAGGTGGACGCCGGTCTCCTCAAGCGGTCGCGGGAGGACAATCCGTACCTCGCCGACCGGCGCCCCGGCCTCTACGGCTCGCTGACCTGCTGA